A part of Leptospira neocaledonica genomic DNA contains:
- a CDS encoding JAB domain-containing protein, with translation MAERWGSGLDPRSRIFHDAEGLEDWELIAVLLGKGSRGLPIEDLSRDILKNSRGLGGLLSSNIPRNFRINGLGRAKISTLLAALELAKRLKYKSIRMRGYNPTTLSSYLQGLFSPLKRECFVLATISPAGDLLRVEIVSKGSLEEVGVLPRDLVRIVLNDEASQAILAHNHPGMICYPSQEDWEVYFHLKDLLGNLDVELLDHWIFGIDGIFSCKQSTRLEEN, from the coding sequence TTGGCTGAGCGTTGGGGCTCGGGCCTGGATCCTAGATCCCGTATCTTTCACGATGCGGAAGGTCTAGAAGACTGGGAACTGATTGCCGTTCTTTTGGGTAAAGGGAGCAGGGGACTTCCTATCGAAGATCTCAGCCGAGATATCCTAAAAAATTCCAGAGGTTTGGGAGGACTTCTCTCATCCAATATTCCTAGAAATTTTCGTATTAACGGTTTGGGTAGGGCAAAGATCTCTACCTTACTAGCTGCTTTAGAGCTTGCCAAAAGACTTAAATACAAATCGATCCGAATGAGGGGCTATAACCCGACTACACTTTCTTCTTATCTACAGGGTTTATTCTCCCCATTAAAAAGAGAATGTTTTGTCCTAGCGACTATCTCTCCCGCGGGAGATCTTTTAAGAGTGGAGATCGTTTCCAAAGGAAGTTTGGAAGAAGTAGGAGTCCTTCCCAGGGATTTGGTCCGGATTGTACTGAATGACGAGGCTTCTCAAGCGATCCTAGCTCATAATCATCCTGGCATGATCTGTTATCCCAGCCAAGAAGATTGGGAGGTCTATTTCCACTTAAAGGATCTACTGGGCAATTTGGACGTAGAGCTCTTGGACCATTGGATTTTTGGAATTGACGGGATCTTTTCCTGCAAACAATCTACTCGACTAGAAGAGAACTGA